The following coding sequences lie in one Lysobacter capsici genomic window:
- a CDS encoding polysaccharide biosynthesis protein, translating to MSSWRDRLKSGLPRMAVVAHDLAMVWLVWQALHKLRFGITATPPPLPLWSTEIALVLLAQGLVFWQVGLYRGLWRFAGVPDLWNIFKACMLGLFAIVLGLFLYNRVEQVPRTVLVLYPLVLMGMLGAPRLLYRAWKDSRIDSANAVSVRILILGAGRAGEALVRDLRRFGTYHPVGFLDDAARLRGSKVQGVPVLGRVDDVAEIARETAAKLLVIAMPSADANAMQRIVMACERTGVPFRMVPRLQDVLEGRSLPGELKEVAIEDLLGRKPVLPDWKAIRGWLGARSVLVTGAGGSIGSELCRQCARHGAGRIALIEIDELALVTTETALRRDFPDVEFIPILGDCGDKAVIEYALKLAEPDAAFHAAAYKQVPLLEAQLREAVRNNVLATETVARACRAAGVGTFVLISTDKAVDPVNVLGATKRLAEMTCTSLADQRKTRFVTVRFGNVLDSAGSVVPLFREQIRSGGPVTVTDPEVTRFFMTIPEACQLILQASAIGTHEAIYTLDMGEPVPIRLLAEQMIRLAGKQPGRDVAIVYTGLRPGEKLHETLFHADERYRPTVHPKILQAEPRDVSTSALEHSLQQLREASIRYDRDALAVLLRIAVPEFHPVGEHPDYKESGTVVAFPARNARKI from the coding sequence ATGAGCTCATGGCGTGATCGTCTCAAAAGCGGACTGCCGCGCATGGCGGTGGTCGCGCACGATCTCGCGATGGTCTGGCTGGTCTGGCAGGCGCTGCACAAGCTGCGCTTCGGCATCACCGCCACGCCGCCGCCGCTGCCGCTGTGGTCGACCGAGATCGCCCTCGTCCTGCTCGCGCAGGGGCTGGTGTTCTGGCAGGTCGGCCTGTACCGCGGCCTGTGGCGCTTCGCCGGTGTTCCCGACCTTTGGAATATCTTCAAAGCCTGCATGCTCGGTTTGTTCGCGATCGTGCTCGGCTTGTTCCTGTACAACCGCGTCGAACAGGTCCCGCGTACCGTGCTGGTGCTGTATCCGCTGGTGCTGATGGGCATGCTCGGCGCGCCGCGTCTGCTGTATCGCGCCTGGAAGGACAGCCGGATCGACAGCGCCAACGCGGTGTCGGTGCGCATCCTGATCCTCGGCGCCGGCCGCGCCGGCGAGGCGCTGGTCCGCGATCTGCGCCGCTTCGGCACCTATCACCCGGTCGGTTTCCTCGACGACGCCGCGCGCCTGCGCGGCAGCAAGGTGCAGGGCGTGCCGGTGCTGGGCCGGGTCGACGACGTGGCCGAGATCGCCCGCGAGACCGCGGCCAAGCTGCTGGTGATCGCGATGCCGTCGGCCGACGCCAATGCGATGCAGCGCATCGTCATGGCCTGCGAACGCACCGGTGTGCCGTTCCGGATGGTGCCGCGCCTGCAGGACGTGCTCGAAGGCCGTTCGCTGCCGGGTGAGTTGAAGGAAGTCGCGATCGAGGATCTGCTCGGCCGTAAACCCGTACTGCCGGATTGGAAAGCGATCCGTGGCTGGTTGGGCGCGCGGTCTGTCTTGGTCACCGGCGCCGGCGGCTCGATCGGTTCGGAGTTGTGCCGCCAGTGCGCGCGCCACGGCGCCGGCCGCATCGCCCTGATCGAAATCGACGAACTCGCCCTGGTCACCACCGAAACCGCGTTGCGCCGCGATTTCCCCGACGTCGAATTCATTCCGATCCTCGGCGACTGCGGCGACAAGGCCGTGATCGAATACGCGCTCAAGCTGGCCGAACCCGACGCCGCCTTCCACGCCGCCGCCTACAAGCAGGTGCCGCTGCTGGAAGCGCAACTGCGCGAAGCGGTGCGCAACAACGTGCTGGCGACCGAAACCGTCGCGCGCGCCTGCCGCGCCGCCGGCGTGGGCACCTTCGTGCTGATCTCCACCGACAAGGCGGTCGATCCGGTCAACGTGCTCGGCGCGACCAAGCGCCTGGCCGAGATGACCTGCACCTCGCTGGCCGACCAGCGCAAGACCCGCTTCGTCACCGTGCGCTTCGGCAACGTGCTCGACTCGGCCGGCAGTGTGGTGCCGCTGTTCCGCGAACAGATCCGCAGCGGCGGCCCGGTCACGGTCACCGATCCGGAAGTCACCCGTTTCTTCATGACCATTCCCGAAGCCTGCCAGCTGATCCTGCAGGCCTCGGCGATCGGCACCCACGAGGCGATCTACACCCTCGACATGGGCGAGCCGGTGCCGATCCGCCTGCTCGCCGAGCAGATGATCCGCCTGGCCGGCAAGCAGCCCGGCCGCGACGTGGCGATCGTCTACACCGGCCTGCGCCCGGGCGAGAAGCTGCACGAGACGCTGTTCCACGCCGACGAGCGCTATCGCCCGACCGTGCATCCCAAGATCCTGCAGGCCGAGCCGCGCGACGTGTCGACCAGCGCGCTGGAGCACTCGCTGCAACAGCTGCGCGAAGCCTCGATCCGCTACGACCGCGATGCGCTCGCGGTGTTGCTGCGCATCGCCGTGCCGGAGTTCCACCCGGTGGGTGAACATCCCGATTACAAAGAGTCGGGTACTGTCGTCGCATTCCCCGCCCGTAACGCCAGGAAGATTTGA
- a CDS encoding tRNA-binding protein, translating to MSQAPPEPTATIEWSDFEKVVLCAGTVTQVEEFPQARKPAWKLWVDFGPYGIRKTSAQIRHLYAAEDLVGRQIVGVINFPPKQIGPFVSEFLLTGFPTDEGVVITTIERPVANGTRMA from the coding sequence ATGAGCCAGGCACCCCCGGAACCCACCGCGACGATCGAGTGGAGCGATTTCGAAAAAGTCGTGCTCTGCGCCGGCACCGTGACCCAGGTCGAGGAGTTTCCGCAGGCGCGCAAGCCGGCGTGGAAACTGTGGGTCGATTTCGGCCCGTACGGCATCCGCAAGACCAGCGCGCAGATCCGCCATCTGTACGCCGCCGAAGATCTGGTCGGGCGCCAGATCGTCGGGGTGATCAATTTCCCGCCCAAGCAGATCGGGCCGTTCGTGTCGGAGTTCCTGCTGACCGGCTTTCCGACCGACGAGGGCGTGGTCATCACCACGATCGAGCGGCCAGTGGCGAACGGCACCCGGATGGCCTGA
- the lapB gene encoding lipopolysaccharide assembly protein LapB: MEFISQWFWFFLLLPIAAVSGWVVGRRGGERHSDNQVSRLSTTYFRGLNYLLNEQPDKAIELFLHIAELDKDTFETQVALGHLFRRRGEVDRAIRLHQALVQRPGLSDQQKVQALLALGEDYMRSGLLDRAETVFSDLVALDLAPLALRHLIGIYQSERDWDKAIENARRYEAATGEPMGKLIAQFECELADRHRAAGDSEAARAAVKRAYEADANSVRAGMLEGRIEVEAGNDPAAIRAFERVARADPDYLPEVLPSLLSCYERDGDATGARAFLAEMCEHYRGIAPVLALTRMVEAEDGVPAARAYLARQLKDRPSVRGEAALIDLTIAENADPLATLHDLKHITDQLLVRNPSYRCKSCGFGARSHHWQCPSCKEWGTIKPLLNYAVV; the protein is encoded by the coding sequence ATGGAATTCATCAGCCAGTGGTTCTGGTTCTTCCTGTTGCTGCCGATCGCCGCAGTCAGCGGCTGGGTGGTCGGCCGGCGCGGCGGCGAGCGCCACAGCGACAACCAGGTCAGCCGCCTGTCGACCACTTACTTTCGCGGCCTCAACTACCTGCTCAACGAACAGCCCGACAAGGCGATCGAGCTGTTCCTGCATATCGCCGAACTCGACAAGGACACCTTCGAGACCCAGGTCGCACTGGGCCATCTGTTCCGCCGCCGCGGCGAGGTCGACCGGGCGATCCGGCTGCACCAGGCGCTGGTGCAGCGGCCGGGGCTGAGCGATCAGCAGAAGGTGCAGGCGCTGCTGGCGCTGGGCGAGGACTACATGCGCTCGGGCCTGCTCGACCGCGCCGAGACCGTATTCAGCGATCTGGTCGCGCTGGACCTGGCGCCGCTGGCGCTGCGCCACCTGATCGGCATCTACCAGTCCGAGCGCGACTGGGACAAGGCGATCGAGAACGCCCGGCGCTATGAAGCGGCGACCGGCGAGCCGATGGGCAAGCTGATCGCCCAGTTCGAATGCGAACTGGCCGACCGCCACCGCGCCGCCGGCGACAGCGAGGCCGCGCGCGCCGCGGTCAAGCGCGCCTACGAGGCCGACGCCAACTCGGTGCGGGCCGGCATGCTCGAAGGCCGGATCGAGGTCGAGGCCGGCAACGATCCCGCCGCGATCCGCGCGTTCGAGCGGGTCGCCCGCGCCGATCCGGACTACCTGCCCGAAGTGCTGCCGTCCCTGCTCAGCTGCTACGAACGCGACGGCGACGCCACCGGCGCGCGCGCGTTCCTGGCCGAGATGTGCGAACACTACCGCGGCATCGCCCCGGTGCTGGCGCTGACCCGGATGGTCGAGGCCGAAGACGGCGTGCCGGCCGCGCGCGCCTACCTGGCGCGGCAGCTCAAGGACCGCCCGTCGGTGCGCGGCGAAGCGGCGCTGATCGACCTGACCATCGCCGAAAACGCCGACCCGCTGGCGACCCTGCACGATCTCAAGCACATCACCGACCAACTGCTGGTGCGCAACCCGAGCTACCGCTGCAAGAGCTGCGGCTTCGGCGCGCGCAGCCACCACTGGCAATGCCCGAGCTGCAAGGAGTGGGGCACGATCAAGCCGCTGTTGAACTACGCGGTGGTCTGA
- a CDS encoding methyltransferase family protein has protein sequence MSQSAVPTAAPAWAVAMRRLTTYLSQDFLGGPRPWKLAWVVNFQKAGTFVFLGALIAWYHNTSTAAWIYLAMHGSYGLVWIIKDLAFPDPSWQVKVTIGGGINAFASVLAWYWVFGWLLISGASQPDYPLPDAAWFCLCISLCILGCAIMIAADAQKYFTLRLRGGLITDGMFRYVRHPNYLGEIMIYGSFALMVWHWLPVVVLAWVWLGLFAVNMAMKEASMSRYPQWPEYKRRSWWLIPGLF, from the coding sequence ATGAGCCAATCGGCCGTGCCCACCGCAGCGCCCGCCTGGGCCGTCGCGATGCGACGCCTGACCACCTACCTGTCGCAGGATTTCCTCGGTGGCCCGCGGCCCTGGAAACTCGCCTGGGTGGTCAATTTCCAGAAGGCCGGCACCTTCGTGTTTCTCGGCGCGTTGATCGCCTGGTACCACAACACCTCGACGGCGGCGTGGATCTATCTGGCGATGCACGGCAGCTACGGCCTGGTCTGGATCATCAAGGACCTGGCGTTTCCCGATCCGAGCTGGCAGGTCAAGGTGACGATCGGCGGCGGGATCAACGCGTTCGCAAGCGTGCTGGCCTGGTACTGGGTGTTCGGGTGGTTGCTGATTTCAGGCGCGTCGCAACCGGACTATCCGCTGCCCGACGCGGCCTGGTTTTGTCTGTGCATCAGTCTGTGCATTCTCGGCTGCGCGATCATGATCGCCGCCGACGCGCAGAAATATTTCACCTTGCGCCTGCGCGGCGGCCTGATCACCGACGGCATGTTCCGCTACGTGCGCCATCCGAACTATCTGGGCGAGATCATGATCTACGGCAGCTTCGCGCTGATGGTCTGGCATTGGCTGCCGGTGGTGGTGCTGGCCTGGGTCTGGCTGGGCCTGTTCGCGGTCAACATGGCGATGAAGGAAGCGAGCATGTCGCGCTATCCGCAGTGGCCGGAATACAAGCGGCGCAGTTGGTGGCTCATTCCAGGGCTGTTCTGA
- a CDS encoding NAD(P)/FAD-dependent oxidoreductase, translated as MSIPAENYYRASLEHRPQWPMLEGRAQTRVCVIGGGFAGLNTALGLAERGLSDVLLLDAQQIGFGASGRNGGFVFGGFSRGEDALLRELGPQRARALYAGTTDAVELIRSRIHRHAIECDAVQAGIIWANWFRDPQVLRSRQQLLAEHFGVNWQWWSRERVRERVRSERYHEALFEPQALHFHPLKYAHGLAALAARLGVRVHERSPALALERDGAGWRVRTEHGEIHAEQVVLACGGYLAGLRRRVDAAVMPIATYVMVTEPLGARLHEALHTNAAVYDTRFAFDYYRPLPDTRLLWGGRISVRDRSPGEVKRLLYRDLLKVFPQLGGARIDYAWSGLMSYARHQMPQIGQVEPGLWLAQAFGGHGVAPTTFAGELLASAIAEGDERWRELSDYGLVSAMKPAGLLAAQLSYSWAQWKDAWKDMSEGIRR; from the coding sequence ATGTCCATACCCGCCGAAAATTACTATCGCGCCAGCCTCGAACACCGCCCGCAATGGCCGATGTTGGAGGGCCGGGCGCAGACCCGCGTGTGCGTGATCGGCGGCGGCTTCGCCGGCCTCAACACCGCGCTCGGCCTGGCCGAGCGCGGGCTGTCCGATGTGCTGCTGCTCGACGCGCAGCAGATCGGCTTCGGCGCGTCCGGGCGCAACGGCGGGTTCGTGTTCGGCGGTTTCTCGCGCGGCGAGGATGCGTTGCTGCGCGAACTGGGGCCGCAACGCGCGCGCGCGCTGTACGCGGGCACGACCGATGCGGTCGAACTGATCCGCAGCCGCATCCATCGCCACGCCATCGAATGCGATGCGGTCCAGGCGGGGATCATCTGGGCCAACTGGTTCCGCGATCCGCAGGTGCTGCGCTCGCGCCAGCAGTTGCTCGCCGAGCATTTTGGGGTCAACTGGCAGTGGTGGTCGCGCGAGCGCGTGCGCGAACGGGTGCGCAGCGAGCGTTATCACGAGGCCTTGTTCGAACCGCAGGCGCTGCATTTTCATCCGTTGAAGTACGCGCACGGCCTGGCGGCGCTGGCCGCGCGCCTGGGCGTACGCGTGCACGAGCGCAGCCCGGCGCTCGCGCTGGAGCGCGACGGCGCCGGCTGGCGGGTGCGCACCGAACATGGCGAGATTCATGCCGAGCAGGTGGTGCTGGCCTGCGGCGGGTATCTGGCCGGGCTGCGGCGCCGGGTCGACGCGGCGGTGATGCCGATCGCGACCTATGTGATGGTGACCGAGCCGCTCGGCGCGCGCTTGCACGAAGCCCTGCATACCAACGCGGCGGTTTACGACACCCGTTTCGCCTTCGACTATTATCGGCCGCTGCCCGATACGCGCCTGCTGTGGGGCGGCCGCATCTCGGTGCGCGATCGCTCGCCGGGCGAGGTAAAGCGGCTGCTGTATCGCGATCTGCTCAAGGTGTTTCCGCAACTGGGCGGCGCGCGCATCGATTACGCCTGGTCGGGATTGATGAGTTACGCGCGGCACCAGATGCCGCAGATCGGCCAGGTCGAGCCCGGCCTGTGGCTGGCGCAGGCGTTCGGCGGACACGGCGTCGCGCCGACCACCTTCGCCGGCGAACTGCTCGCCTCGGCGATCGCCGAGGGCGATGAGCGCTGGCGCGAGCTGTCCGATTACGGCTTGGTCTCGGCGATGAAACCCGCCGGTCTGCTGGCGGCGCAGCTGAGTTACAGCTGGGCGCAATGGAAGGACGCGTGGAAAGACATGAGCGAAGGAATCAGACGATGA
- the galU gene encoding UTP--glucose-1-phosphate uridylyltransferase GalU: MPPRIRKAVFPVAGLGTRFLPATKTVPKEMLPIIDRPLIQYAVDEAIEAGCDTLVFITNRYKHAVADYFDKAYELEQKLERSGKLEQLELIRNVLPPGVRAVFVTQAEALGLGHAVLCAKDVIGNEPFAVLLPDDVIWNRGPGALKQMADAAETTGASVIAVQDVPRSQTASYGIVATDGFDARQGRIRAIVEKPAPDVAPSNLAVVGRYVLNPGIFELLETTTPGAGGEIQLTDAIATLLERETVNAYRFQGTRFDCGTHLGLIEATIRYALDHEKLSDAARQLMQNALNELGVEDLA; the protein is encoded by the coding sequence ATGCCGCCACGTATCCGCAAGGCCGTCTTCCCGGTTGCCGGTCTGGGCACCCGCTTTCTCCCCGCGACCAAGACCGTTCCCAAGGAAATGCTGCCGATCATCGATCGGCCGCTGATCCAGTACGCGGTCGATGAGGCCATCGAAGCCGGGTGCGACACCCTGGTGTTCATCACCAATCGCTACAAGCACGCGGTCGCCGATTACTTCGACAAGGCCTACGAGCTGGAACAAAAGCTCGAACGCTCCGGCAAGCTGGAACAGCTCGAACTGATCCGCAACGTGCTGCCGCCGGGCGTGCGCGCGGTGTTCGTGACCCAGGCCGAAGCGCTCGGTCTGGGCCATGCGGTGCTGTGCGCCAAGGACGTGATCGGCAACGAACCGTTCGCGGTGCTGCTGCCCGACGACGTGATCTGGAACCGCGGCCCCGGTGCGCTCAAGCAGATGGCCGACGCGGCCGAAACCACCGGCGCCAGCGTGATCGCGGTGCAGGACGTTCCGCGCTCGCAGACCGCCAGTTACGGCATCGTCGCGACCGACGGCTTCGATGCGCGCCAAGGCCGCATCCGCGCGATCGTCGAGAAACCCGCGCCGGACGTCGCGCCGAGCAATCTGGCCGTGGTCGGCCGCTACGTGCTCAATCCGGGCATTTTCGAACTGCTGGAAACGACCACGCCGGGCGCCGGTGGCGAGATCCAGCTGACCGATGCGATCGCGACCCTGCTCGAACGCGAAACCGTCAACGCGTATCGGTTCCAGGGCACCCGCTTCGACTGCGGCACCCACCTGGGGCTGATCGAGGCGACCATCCGCTATGCGCTCGATCACGAAAAGCTCAGCGATGCGGCCCGCCAGTTGATGCAGAACGCGTTGAACGAACTGGGCGTGGAAGACCTGGCCTGA
- a CDS encoding lipopolysaccharide biosynthesis protein, with translation MWQWIAIYAALGAAGTWLARMYAVRSNMIDQPGERRSHSEATPRGGGIAIVAAVLIAAVALGLRFPSHAPVLWAFALGLLMVAAIGWVDDHRPLSPWLRLGVHVAAAAVFGFALWYVLGDPWLGLAAFVLAVGLTNVWNFMDGINGLAASQAALVGFALVGLGGTVWNWLALALMAACLGFVPFNFPRARIFMGDVGSGAIGYAVAALTVVSAGLLGLRSQGGLATGLAMAMIPLAAFMVDSSLTLLRRVRRGERWWTPHTQHAYQVWARHIGHTRVTLAYALFTLLALLSMRLVTEVRIGFMLCMGAGWYISGAFFWWLIQKTGTRSDGRSH, from the coding sequence ATGTGGCAGTGGATCGCGATCTATGCCGCGCTGGGCGCGGCAGGGACTTGGCTGGCGCGCATGTACGCGGTGCGCAGCAACATGATCGACCAGCCCGGCGAGCGCCGCAGCCACAGCGAGGCGACCCCGCGCGGCGGCGGCATCGCCATCGTCGCGGCGGTATTGATCGCCGCGGTCGCGCTGGGCCTGCGTTTTCCCTCGCATGCGCCGGTACTGTGGGCGTTCGCGCTGGGCCTGCTGATGGTCGCGGCGATCGGCTGGGTCGACGACCACCGGCCGTTGTCGCCGTGGCTGCGGCTGGGCGTGCATGTGGCGGCCGCGGCGGTGTTCGGTTTCGCGCTTTGGTACGTACTCGGCGACCCGTGGCTAGGGCTGGCCGCGTTCGTGCTCGCGGTCGGGCTGACCAACGTGTGGAACTTCATGGACGGGATCAACGGCCTGGCCGCTTCGCAGGCGGCGCTGGTCGGGTTCGCCCTGGTCGGGCTCGGCGGCACGGTCTGGAACTGGCTGGCGCTGGCCTTGATGGCGGCCTGCCTGGGCTTTGTTCCGTTCAATTTCCCGCGCGCGCGGATCTTCATGGGCGATGTCGGCAGCGGCGCGATCGGCTACGCCGTGGCCGCCTTGACCGTGGTCAGCGCCGGCCTGCTGGGGCTGCGTTCACAGGGCGGACTGGCGACCGGCCTGGCCATGGCGATGATTCCGCTGGCCGCATTCATGGTCGATTCCTCGCTGACCCTGCTGCGGCGGGTGAGGCGCGGTGAGCGTTGGTGGACTCCGCACACTCAGCATGCTTATCAGGTCTGGGCGAGGCACATCGGACACACACGCGTCACCCTTGCCTATGCGCTTTTCACATTGCTGGCCTTACTCTCCATGCGGCTTGTGACCGAAGTCCGAATCGGTTTCATGCTGTGTATGGGGGCCGGATGGTATATATCCGGCGCTTTTTTTTGGTGGCTGATCCAGAAGACCGGAACCCGATCCGACGGTCGGAGCCACTGA
- a CDS encoding acetyl-CoA C-acyltransferase, with product MSKQVQEAYIVAATRTPVGKAPRGVFRNTRPDDMLAHVLKSVIAQAPGIDVNRIDDAIIGCAMPEGEQGMNVARIGVLLAGLPNTIAAQTINRFCSSGLQAVALAANEIRLGNSDLMLAGGTESMSMVPMMGNKVALSPSVFNDDHVAIAYGMGITAEKVAEEWKISREDQDAFALASHQKAIAAQQAGEFKSEISPYEVISHQPDLSGNLIKLRKTLVELDEGPRPDASLEALAKLKPVFRNGQFGGSVTAGTSSQMSDGAAAVLLASGQAVKDYGLTPLARFVSFSVAGVRPEVMGIGPIAAIPKALKQAGLTKDQIDWIELNEAFAAQALAVIRDSELDPSKVNPLGGAIALGHPLGATGAIRTATIVHGLQRRKQKYGLVTMCIGTGMGAAGVFESL from the coding sequence ATGAGCAAGCAAGTTCAAGAAGCTTATATCGTCGCCGCCACCCGCACCCCGGTCGGCAAGGCCCCGCGCGGCGTGTTCCGCAATACCCGTCCCGACGACATGCTCGCGCATGTGCTCAAGTCGGTCATCGCGCAGGCGCCGGGCATCGACGTCAACCGCATCGACGACGCGATCATCGGCTGCGCCATGCCCGAGGGCGAGCAAGGCATGAACGTGGCGCGCATCGGCGTGCTGCTGGCCGGCCTGCCGAACACCATCGCCGCGCAGACCATCAACCGCTTCTGTTCGTCGGGCCTGCAGGCCGTGGCGCTGGCGGCCAACGAGATCCGCCTGGGCAATTCCGACCTGATGCTGGCCGGCGGCACCGAGTCGATGTCGATGGTGCCGATGATGGGCAACAAGGTCGCGCTGTCGCCGTCGGTGTTCAACGACGACCACGTCGCCATCGCCTACGGCATGGGTATCACCGCCGAGAAGGTCGCCGAGGAATGGAAGATCTCGCGCGAGGATCAGGATGCGTTCGCGCTGGCTTCGCACCAGAAGGCCATCGCCGCGCAGCAGGCTGGCGAGTTCAAGAGCGAAATCAGCCCGTACGAAGTGATCTCGCACCAGCCCGATCTGTCCGGCAACCTGATCAAGCTGCGCAAGACCCTGGTCGAACTCGACGAAGGCCCGCGTCCGGATGCGTCGCTGGAAGCGCTGGCCAAGCTCAAGCCGGTGTTCCGCAACGGCCAGTTCGGCGGCAGCGTCACCGCCGGCACCAGCTCGCAGATGAGCGACGGCGCCGCCGCCGTGTTGCTGGCCTCTGGCCAGGCGGTCAAGGACTACGGCCTGACCCCGCTCGCGCGTTTCGTCAGCTTCTCGGTCGCCGGCGTGCGTCCGGAAGTGATGGGCATCGGCCCGATCGCGGCGATTCCCAAGGCGCTCAAGCAGGCCGGCCTGACCAAGGACCAGATCGACTGGATCGAACTCAACGAAGCCTTCGCCGCGCAGGCGCTGGCGGTGATCCGCGACAGCGAACTCGACCCGTCCAAGGTCAACCCGCTCGGCGGCGCGATCGCGCTGGGCCACCCGCTCGGTGCGACCGGCGCGATCCGCACCGCGACGATCGTGCATGGTCTGCAACGCCGTAAGCAGAAGTACGGCCTGGTGACGATGTGCATCGGCACCGGCATGGGCGCGGCGGGCGTGTTCGAGTCGCTGTAA